One window of the Natronomonas marina genome contains the following:
- a CDS encoding HalOD1 output domain-containing protein → MNAPPVLPVVEAVADAKGVDPNEMEMSLQDHVDTDAIRLLAAHDDATWTLSFELPDHEVTVTSDCVVLVDGARQAAWA, encoded by the coding sequence ATGAATGCCCCTCCCGTCCTGCCGGTGGTCGAGGCCGTCGCCGACGCCAAGGGGGTCGACCCGAACGAGATGGAGATGTCGCTCCAGGACCACGTCGACACCGACGCCATCCGGCTGCTGGCCGCCCACGACGATGCCACCTGGACGCTCTCGTTCGAACTGCCGGACCACGAGGTGACGGTGACCAGCGACTGTGTCGTCCTCGTCGACGGGGCTCGACAGGCGGCCTGGGCGTGA
- a CDS encoding phosphotransferase family protein: MTDPDSEYFDRIVDERSLQSYLADELGPADRFEVAHHQEGHSNETLFVTWGDRELVVRRPPPGETAENAHDVLREYRVIDALQDTAVRVPTTVLACEDHAVLGSDFYAMEREDGDVLRDEEPDRFGNPQARETIGHEMVDRLVEIHEVDYDAVGLEHGDFGYPPGFTQRQVRRWSEQLTWAFEVTAEEREVDALYDVMNWLYDNVPDDDEYPSTLVHGDYKLDNVMFGPGDDPEIAAIFDWEMSTLGDPFTDLGWMLSYWREPKDPEPPTPTLASTFMEREGYPTRRELIDRYERKTGFEFDNPRFYWALAVYKLAGLGEMFFRRYLEGNSDDPMYPKMREGVPALAEQAKMIIDGEMGL; encoded by the coding sequence ATGACGGACCCTGACTCGGAGTACTTCGACCGCATCGTCGACGAGCGGTCGCTGCAGTCGTATCTGGCCGACGAGCTCGGGCCGGCCGACCGTTTCGAGGTCGCCCACCACCAGGAGGGCCACTCCAACGAGACACTGTTCGTCACCTGGGGCGACCGCGAACTCGTCGTCCGGCGGCCGCCGCCGGGCGAGACCGCCGAGAACGCCCACGACGTCCTCCGGGAGTACCGCGTCATCGACGCCCTGCAGGACACCGCGGTCAGGGTCCCGACGACCGTGCTGGCCTGCGAGGACCACGCGGTCCTCGGCAGCGACTTCTACGCGATGGAACGCGAGGACGGCGACGTGTTGCGCGACGAGGAGCCCGACCGCTTCGGGAACCCCCAGGCCCGCGAGACCATCGGTCACGAGATGGTCGACCGCCTCGTCGAGATCCACGAGGTCGACTACGACGCGGTCGGCCTCGAACACGGCGACTTCGGCTACCCGCCGGGGTTCACCCAGCGACAGGTCCGTCGGTGGTCCGAACAGCTCACCTGGGCCTTCGAGGTCACCGCCGAGGAGCGGGAGGTCGACGCGCTGTACGACGTGATGAACTGGCTGTACGACAACGTCCCCGACGACGACGAGTACCCCTCGACGCTCGTTCACGGCGACTACAAGCTGGACAACGTGATGTTCGGCCCCGGCGACGACCCCGAGATCGCGGCCATCTTCGACTGGGAGATGTCGACGCTCGGGGATCCCTTCACCGACCTCGGGTGGATGCTCTCGTACTGGCGGGAGCCGAAGGACCCGGAGCCGCCGACGCCGACGCTGGCCTCGACGTTCATGGAGCGGGAGGGCTACCCGACCCGACGGGAGCTGATCGACCGCTACGAGCGCAAGACCGGCTTCGAGTTCGACAATCCGCGGTTCTACTGGGCGCTGGCGGTCTACAAACTGGCGGGCCTCGGCGAGATGTTCTTCCGACGGTACCTGGAGGGCAACTCCGACGATCCGATGTACCCGAAGATGCGCGAGGGCGTCCCCGCACTGGCCGAGCAGGCGAAGATGATAATCGACGGGGAGATGGGGCTGTGA
- a CDS encoding acyl-CoA dehydrogenase family protein — protein sequence MEYHDSETAEALAARAREFVDEVVIPTEREHLGGGPVGEDVVAELREEARKRDVYCPQIDEEHGGMGHDLRDVLPLFEEAGRSLLGAAAMRVDAPDEGNMHTLELVGTEEQKDEWLEPLVAGEIRSAFGMTEPRQGAGSDPKMLATTAEKDGDEYVIDGHKWWTTQGSHADVILLMAVTDPDVHPYKGASIVLVPTDADGVEMVRDIPHLGPDMDGHGHAEFRFDGVRVPQENLLGQENMGFAIAQQRLGPARLTHCMRFSGMARRALTIAKAYMSDREAFGSTLDEKQSLRYDIADKETELHAARTMVRHAAEEIARGEQARVPVSMSKVFAANVTQEAIDLAVQCCGGAGISRDLPLADFYEGVRAFRIVDGADEVHQRVIARDAFEDADEHTHELENVPTF from the coding sequence ATGGAGTACCACGACTCCGAGACGGCCGAGGCGCTGGCCGCACGGGCCCGGGAGTTCGTCGACGAGGTAGTCATCCCCACCGAGCGCGAACACCTCGGCGGCGGTCCCGTCGGCGAGGACGTCGTCGCCGAGTTGCGCGAGGAGGCACGAAAGCGGGACGTTTACTGCCCGCAGATCGACGAGGAACACGGCGGGATGGGCCACGACCTCCGGGACGTGCTGCCGCTGTTCGAGGAGGCCGGTCGGTCGCTGCTCGGCGCGGCCGCGATGCGCGTCGACGCCCCCGACGAGGGCAACATGCACACGCTGGAACTGGTCGGCACCGAGGAACAGAAAGACGAGTGGCTCGAACCGCTCGTCGCCGGCGAGATCCGGTCGGCCTTCGGGATGACCGAACCCCGCCAGGGCGCCGGGTCGGACCCGAAGATGCTGGCCACCACCGCCGAGAAGGACGGCGACGAGTACGTCATCGACGGCCACAAGTGGTGGACCACGCAGGGCAGCCACGCCGACGTCATCCTGTTGATGGCCGTCACGGACCCCGACGTCCACCCCTACAAGGGCGCCTCGATCGTCCTCGTGCCGACCGACGCCGACGGCGTCGAGATGGTCCGGGACATCCCGCATCTCGGCCCCGACATGGACGGCCACGGCCACGCCGAGTTCCGCTTCGACGGCGTTCGCGTCCCACAGGAGAACCTGCTGGGCCAGGAGAACATGGGCTTCGCCATCGCCCAGCAACGGCTCGGTCCCGCCCGGCTGACCCACTGTATGCGCTTTTCGGGGATGGCTCGCCGGGCGCTCACCATCGCCAAGGCCTACATGAGCGACCGTGAGGCGTTCGGGTCGACGCTCGACGAGAAGCAGTCGCTCCGCTACGACATCGCGGACAAGGAGACCGAACTCCACGCCGCCCGGACGATGGTGCGACACGCCGCCGAGGAGATCGCCCGCGGCGAGCAGGCCCGCGTCCCCGTCTCGATGTCGAAGGTGTTCGCCGCCAACGTCACCCAGGAGGCCATCGACCTCGCCGTCCAGTGCTGCGGCGGCGCCGGCATCTCTCGGGACCTCCCGCTGGCGGACTTCTACGAGGGTGTCCGGGCGTTCCGCATCGTCGACGGCGCCGACGAGGTCCACCAGCGGGTCATCGCCCGCGACGCCTTCGAGGATGCCGACGAGCACACACACGAACTGGAGAACGTTCCGACGTTCTGA
- a CDS encoding SDR family NAD(P)-dependent oxidoreductase — protein sequence MGVLDRFRLDDDVVLITGAASGIGRGYAEACADVGADLALADVDGDGLADVAADLDAETTTVEADVSDPEQVAAMVQETKAAFGGLDVVFANAGIGRLSLPLDRYPLEEWDVVLDVNLDGVFYTVREAAAAMEDGGSIVTTASVLGDVASDWPGVAAYVASKGGVVQLTKQAAADLAPEIRVNAVAPGWTHTNIGGGAFRKDSGLDEMHEQMADETLLGRLGEPDDLKGIAVFLASDASAYCTGSVFTVDGGWTAT from the coding sequence ATGGGCGTACTCGACCGCTTCAGGCTCGACGACGACGTGGTACTGATTACGGGCGCGGCATCCGGCATCGGGAGAGGGTACGCGGAGGCCTGTGCGGATGTCGGTGCCGACCTCGCGCTGGCGGACGTCGACGGCGATGGGCTGGCGGACGTCGCCGCGGATCTCGACGCCGAGACGACCACCGTCGAGGCCGACGTCTCCGACCCCGAGCAGGTCGCGGCGATGGTCCAGGAGACGAAAGCGGCGTTCGGCGGCCTGGACGTCGTCTTCGCCAACGCCGGCATCGGACGATTGAGCCTCCCGCTGGATCGCTATCCCCTGGAGGAGTGGGACGTGGTACTCGACGTCAACCTCGACGGCGTCTTCTACACCGTCCGGGAGGCCGCCGCCGCGATGGAGGACGGCGGCAGCATCGTCACGACGGCCTCGGTGCTCGGCGACGTGGCCTCCGACTGGCCCGGCGTCGCCGCCTACGTCGCCTCGAAGGGCGGCGTCGTCCAGTTGACGAAACAGGCCGCCGCCGACCTCGCGCCAGAGATTCGCGTCAACGCCGTCGCGCCGGGGTGGACCCACACGAACATCGGCGGCGGCGCCTTCCGGAAGGACAGCGGCCTTGACGAGATGCACGAGCAGATGGCCGACGAGACCCTGCTGGGTCGCCTCGGCGAACCGGACGATCTCAAGGGCATCGCCGTCTTCCTGGCCAGCGACGCCTCCGCCTACTGCACGGGGAGCGTCTTCACCGTCGACGGCGGGTGGACGGCGACCTGA
- a CDS encoding DUF502 domain-containing protein — MNDPFIDDRTTRQQLKSYFVTGAVLVVPTLLTVGIAAFVLQFLSGYLAPVSSTIETYTGVGGTPADLLTLVLALAVVVLLGAAVETAPRGSVAAEYFHGAVETIPGVGDVYGGFREMSETVANGEESFRDVKLVEYPSEGSYTMAFVTADAPDHLERSVDHDEEGMMSLFLPMGPNPVMGGFVIYVSRDRVHDIDVGVDEGLQAIITSGVTISDDDDPTIGERMQQRIEEA, encoded by the coding sequence ATGAACGACCCGTTCATCGACGACCGAACGACACGACAGCAGCTCAAGAGCTACTTCGTGACCGGTGCCGTTCTCGTGGTACCGACGCTTCTGACGGTCGGCATCGCGGCCTTCGTCCTCCAGTTCCTCTCGGGATACCTCGCGCCGGTCTCCTCGACCATCGAGACCTACACCGGCGTCGGCGGGACGCCGGCCGATCTGCTCACGCTCGTGCTGGCGCTCGCCGTCGTGGTGCTTCTCGGCGCCGCCGTCGAGACGGCCCCGCGCGGATCCGTGGCCGCCGAGTACTTCCACGGTGCCGTCGAGACGATTCCCGGCGTCGGCGACGTCTACGGTGGGTTCCGGGAGATGAGCGAGACCGTCGCCAACGGCGAGGAGAGCTTCCGCGACGTGAAACTCGTCGAGTACCCCAGCGAGGGCTCCTACACCATGGCTTTCGTGACCGCCGACGCGCCCGACCACCTCGAGCGGAGCGTCGACCACGACGAGGAGGGCATGATGAGCCTCTTTCTCCCGATGGGACCCAACCCCGTCATGGGCGGGTTCGTCATCTACGTCTCCCGCGACCGTGTCCACGACATCGACGTCGGCGTCGACGAGGGGCTACAGGCCATCATCACGAGCGGCGTCACGATCAGCGACGACGACGACCCCACCATCGGCGAGCGGATGCAACAGCGGATCGAGGAGGCCTGA
- a CDS encoding SDR family NAD(P)-dependent oxidoreductase — MDLGLDDKTALVTGGAGRIGSEDCRVLAEEGAEVVILDVALEKAENVADEVEDDYGGTAHAVECDLTDREDVADTVAALEEETGGIDVLVNNAGMVDARDKVEDFDDDIWDRDIAVNLTGAYNITREVYPNMKEREWGRIVNMSSMAGWQGGFGQLSYSATKAALIGFGKTLALEGAQHGVTSNIITPSIVVGQLADLPIEQLEQVDEHFARIAKATPMRQLGKEEDVANLVAYLASEQSNYVTGQVIGVTGGIDLFSF; from the coding sequence ATGGATCTGGGACTCGACGACAAGACCGCCCTCGTGACGGGCGGGGCCGGACGCATCGGGAGCGAAGACTGTCGCGTACTCGCCGAGGAGGGTGCCGAGGTCGTCATCCTCGACGTCGCCCTCGAGAAGGCCGAGAACGTGGCGGACGAAGTCGAGGACGACTACGGCGGCACCGCCCACGCCGTCGAGTGTGACCTCACCGACCGCGAGGACGTCGCCGACACCGTCGCCGCCCTCGAGGAGGAGACTGGCGGCATCGACGTGCTGGTGAACAACGCCGGGATGGTCGACGCCCGGGACAAGGTCGAGGACTTCGACGACGACATCTGGGACCGCGACATCGCAGTCAACCTCACCGGCGCCTACAACATCACCCGCGAGGTCTACCCCAACATGAAGGAACGGGAGTGGGGCCGCATCGTCAACATGTCCTCGATGGCCGGCTGGCAGGGCGGCTTCGGCCAGCTATCGTACTCGGCGACGAAGGCCGCCCTCATCGGCTTCGGGAAGACGCTCGCCCTGGAGGGTGCCCAGCACGGCGTCACCTCGAACATCATCACGCCGAGCATCGTCGTCGGCCAGCTCGCCGACCTCCCCATCGAACAGCTCGAACAGGTCGACGAGCACTTCGCCCGCATCGCCAAGGCCACTCCGATGCGACAGCTCGGCAAGGAGGAGGACGTCGCCAACCTCGTCGCCTACCTCGCCAGCGAGCAGTCCAACTACGTCACCGGACAGGTCATCGGCGTCACCGGCGGCATCGACCTCTTCAGTTTCTGA